The following are from one region of the Helicobacteraceae bacterium genome:
- a CDS encoding glutaminase: MNLQNVLDEVAIEASASLGKGSVANYIPALAIADPTKFAMAIATVEGEIYSAGDSSDRFSIQSISKVFALTQAFGIVGNDLWRRVERENAGSEFNSLLLLELGRGIPRNPLTNAGAIVTTDIILTEKGAEAKTAALEFLRERSGNPSIGFGEEIAQLEIEHGHRTKALAHLIANFKNLENHPQTVAMLYFYQCAIEASCVDLARSLLFLANKGECPVSKKRVISASQAKRINSILLTCGHYDVSGDFAFRVGLPGKSCVSGAIVVVVPGKMAIAAWSPALNKDGVSLVASEALEIFAQKTGLSVF, encoded by the coding sequence ATGAATCTGCAAAACGTATTAGACGAAGTGGCGATCGAAGCAAGCGCCTCGCTTGGCAAGGGAAGCGTGGCGAACTATATCCCCGCGCTTGCCATCGCCGATCCGACTAAATTCGCTATGGCGATCGCGACTGTGGAAGGCGAGATTTATAGCGCGGGCGATTCGAGCGATCGATTCTCTATTCAGAGCATTTCAAAAGTTTTCGCGCTTACGCAGGCGTTTGGAATCGTGGGAAACGATCTGTGGCGAAGAGTAGAACGCGAAAACGCGGGTAGCGAATTTAACTCGTTGCTGCTGTTAGAGCTTGGACGCGGCATACCTAGAAATCCGCTGACAAACGCGGGGGCGATTGTCACGACGGACATTATTCTGACCGAAAAAGGGGCTGAGGCGAAAACCGCGGCGTTAGAGTTTCTGCGCGAAAGAAGCGGCAATCCCTCGATTGGCTTTGGCGAGGAGATCGCGCAATTAGAGATCGAACACGGGCATCGCACAAAGGCGTTAGCCCATCTGATCGCTAACTTCAAAAATCTGGAAAACCATCCGCAAACCGTCGCTATGCTCTACTTTTACCAGTGCGCGATCGAAGCCTCTTGCGTCGATCTGGCGCGATCTTTGCTATTTTTAGCCAACAAGGGCGAGTGTCCCGTTAGCAAAAAACGGGTGATTAGCGCTTCGCAGGCAAAGCGGATCAACTCTATTTTGCTTACCTGCGGTCATTACGACGTATCGGGCGATTTCGCTTTTAGGGTGGGGCTTCCGGGCAAAAGCTGCGTAAGCGGCGCGATCGTGGTGGTCGTTCCCGGCAAAATGGCGATCGCCGCGTGGTCGCCCGCGCTAAACAAGGACGGCGTATCGCTTGTCGCGAGCGAAGCGTTAGAGATATTCGCGCAAAAAACCGGTCTGTCCGTTTTCTAA
- a CDS encoding glucosaminidase domain-containing protein has product MIRVRARRRKTEAEKVARFSKLSLAVLALVLLVAFLLIAPAYFYWFGGISAGKIYDVDVEERYMQDGAPEPIDGKIVKPIVYADPPRLKDLNSSERKKRFIETILPSILIVKHRREQERALAIAISAKFHPTRAERRFMSELYESYRARNLDDLLLKMQTHPASLAIAQAALESAWGTSRVFLETNNLFGVWSFNADEPRYLAAIRKRGQKVFVRRYLSAYDSIEDYFMVLAIGRAFEGFRQARASVADPSELAGLLEAYSEQRKEYVEKLRYVIKSNNLIRFDDYALDKSYLYLKAAL; this is encoded by the coding sequence ATGATACGCGTAAGAGCGCGACGCCGCAAAACGGAAGCCGAAAAAGTCGCGCGTTTTTCAAAACTCAGCTTAGCGGTGCTCGCGCTCGTTCTGTTAGTCGCTTTTTTGTTAATCGCTCCGGCTTATTTCTACTGGTTCGGCGGTATCAGCGCGGGGAAAATATACGACGTTGACGTCGAGGAGCGCTATATGCAAGACGGCGCGCCGGAACCGATTGACGGCAAAATCGTCAAACCGATCGTCTATGCCGACCCCCCGCGACTCAAAGATTTGAACTCGTCGGAGAGAAAAAAACGCTTTATCGAAACGATCTTACCTTCGATCCTAATCGTAAAACACAGACGCGAGCAGGAGAGGGCGCTGGCGATCGCCATCTCCGCCAAATTTCATCCGACTCGCGCCGAGCGGCGTTTTATGAGCGAGCTATACGAGAGCTATCGCGCCAGAAACCTAGACGATCTGCTGCTAAAAATGCAAACTCACCCCGCAAGTTTGGCAATTGCGCAAGCGGCTTTGGAGAGCGCTTGGGGAACGTCGCGCGTGTTTTTGGAGACCAACAACCTCTTTGGCGTGTGGTCGTTTAACGCCGACGAGCCGCGTTATCTAGCCGCGATTCGCAAAAGGGGGCAAAAGGTTTTCGTCAGGCGCTATTTGAGCGCTTACGATTCGATAGAGGATTATTTTATGGTTTTGGCGATCGGAAGGGCGTTTGAGGGGTTTCGCCAAGCGCGCGCGAGCGTCGCCGATCCAAGCGAATTAGCCGGACTTTTGGAGGCGTATTCCGAACAGCGAAAGGAGTATGTTGAAAAGTTACGATATGTTATAAAGAGCAATAATTTAATACGGTTTGACGACTATGCGCTGGATAAATCGTATCTCTATTTGAAAGCCGCCCTATGA